The window ATCAGCTGTCTTTTTTATGTGTGAAATTTGTCACAACATTCTCATATATTTCATGTATTTTATGATGTATACAAGTCATCCTGGTAGGTACCAGTTGGCGTAGTATTCATATAGTTTGAGAGGAAGAATATGAGGTATAGAGAATGAGAGCGAGCAATATTGAATTGTTGCGTATCATTTCGATGATACTAATTATTATGCACCATTTTAGCGTGCACGGTTGTTTCCCCATTACGCCAGATTTAACGTTTAATAAGGTGTTTCTCCAAGTATTTGGACTTGGAGGCAAGGCTGGTGTAGTTGCCTTTGTTATGATAACGGGCTATTTCATGGTTTCTAGTAGTTTTAAGCTGCACAAGTTTGTCAAGTTAGTAGGGCAAATATGGTTTTACAGCATTGCCATGTTGGGCGTGGCTATGGGTTTAGGACTTGATACGGTGACGTCAAGGAATATGATACTTGCGCTATTGCCCATTGGTGCCATGAGTTGGTTTGGTCAGAACTTTTTAGTACTCTATTTATTAACGCCTATTATTAATCGAGTACTTCGTTGGCTACAGCGTAAATACTACGTTATGCTTCTAGTGGTTTCCACGGTAATTTGGTTCTTAATACCGACGGCATTGAATTTGTGGCCTAATGTACCGCATACCACCTTTGGATTCAAACATATCTTTTCCTTTGTCGTATTCTATTCGATGGGGGCGTACATCAAGCTGTACGGCTCACATATAACAAAGAAAATAGGTATTATATTTAGCGCCATAGGCTTTGTAGGGGCTTTTCTAGGGGACATCTTTGTCGATGTACTAGCCATGACGAATCCAGCGTATATGAAACAGATTTTCTACTTTACGCAAAATGATTATGGCTTCTTTCAATTGCTATTAGGCATTGGCTTATTTATTATTTTTTTGAAAGCAAAGATCACTTATCGTTCTTGGATCAATGTGGTAGCATCTACTACCTTTGGTATTTATCTATTGCATGATAATAAGCTATTCCTTCATTACATGTGGGATAATGTATTGGCAACGTATCAGTACTATGATTCAATACTATTACCTCTGTATGCAATTCTTGTAGTGGCGCTTATTTTTGTCATCGGTATGACCGTAGACTATGTGCGGTTGGCTTTCATAGAAAAACCTGTGATGAAAGCAATTACGCCAAGCCTCGACCGGATTCAGTCAAGGGTTGAGAAAGTACTGCCATTATAATGCGATTATCGGTGTTTTTTGGTATAATATATAAGTATTCTTACCATAAAACGGGAGGTAATTATAATGCGTAAATTCTTGTATATGTTAGCGGTATTGCTTGTATTAATTGGCATTAGCACAAACGATGTAGAAGCTCGTCAAGATGTGTATGCTACGACATATCTCGGTAATAGCTGGTATGTAGATCAAGACTCTGTAAAGCGAGTGGGGGATATACTCAACTTTACGGTGTACACAACAGCAGGTCTTAGCTATAAAGTGACATCTAGTGATGATAACTATTACAATGCAGACGTGTTTTACGATAATAATAAACTCGTATCGGATAATGGCCAATCCGTCTGGAAATCTCCAGGTATGATGGCAGCCATGCGCGTGGCGCGTAAATAAGAATAAAAGGCAGCGATTAAATCGCTGCCTTTTTTGTTAACATACTTTCGTATATTTCTATATATAGATTCTTATTGATTCGCTTATATGTTCGCCATATAATTATCTTAGGATAGCCGGCGAGGTTGGGCCTCTCTTCGTTAATGAAGGGAGGGGTGTCTATGAGTGATTATGAGTTAATCATGCTAATTCTAGAGGTAATAACTGTAGTTATTGCCTTTGGTGCACTTGTGGCTCTTATTTGTCTTGGAAAAGACAAATAGCCCTTCGTTACCAGTGACTGGATAACTGAAAGGCCATTTCATCAATTATTTATAGTTCTGAGATGAGCCTAACGGAACCACTCGCTTGGCTATCTACCTATATTATAGGGATAAAAATATATATCGTCAAATTGAGATGAAATACATTATTATAATAACTACATATAAATAATCATAAAAGCTGTACATACATAGATTAGACTAAACGGCTTTGATGTCAAAATTATTTTACATCAAAGGGACGTTCAAAAATCGACTATGTGTGTACAGCTTTTTTGTGTTTTGGTTTTAGTGTGTTTGTGTGAAAGTAGTTATAGGACTACTATAAAGTGATCTTATTATTTTTCAAGTTTGTCTACCAAGCGTTTTACTGTTTCTTGCAGATCTTTATTTTGAGTTTCTAATGCTTGTACGCGTTGTTCTAGTACGTTATAAGAGGTAGGGGACATAGCCGTAGATAAAGATTTTCCCGGTTTATAGGTGATGCCTACATTGGCCATAACGTGATTGTTCATCGTAAACCCTGTGGTGAGTAAAAGATTATCTTTGTGATAATAGCCTACACCTAGAGCTACTGCATTCGCATTTTTATAATGGCCGTAGCCTGCCATGTATTGAACGCGATTATCTGGATCATATGGTAGTGGATGCAATGCGGCTAACGCAGCGGCACGAGCATCGCCTTTATTGGATTCTGATTCGACACGTTGTACCTCTTGCGATACATGTTGTACAGATTTTTCAATGGTGCTGATAGAATTATTAAGCTGTTGACTTGTACTTTTACCAAGGGTATCAATTATTTGATGAACGCCGTAGAGTTGGGATCCGTTGATTGCATCAGTAGAGGTAGCACTCACGCGACCTGCTGCGAGATTGGTGATCGTCCGTTCCTTGCCCTTAGCCCCTACGGATACTGTTGATACAGGTGCGGTGCCGGCATAGTTGACGGTAGTACCATTTTCAAAGGTATGACTTGCTGTACCGACTACATCGCCGTCAGCGGAATCATTGCCAAGGACAACTCCGTTTTTTAGAGAGGTAGTCACATTATTGCCGAGAACAAAGGTGTTTTCTCCAGAAATGTGGTTGTAATTACCTATACTGTAAGAATTGGCCGCATCAATAGCTGTTTTACCGTATTCGCCCTGGCCGAATACACCGGATGCGGCCGCTTTCTCTGATAGTGTATTATAAGAGCCTACGGCCAAGCCCTTAGCAGCCTTTACATTCACATAATGCCCTACGGCAAGGTCGAACTGTCCGTTTACTGTCGAATTTGAACCGATGGCTACAGAATTGCTGGCTTTACTGTTAGCACCTTGGAAGTGCCCAATCCACACGTTTTTATCACCTGCGGATTTTTCCCCTGATTGAGTCCCCATGACAATGGAGTTCGTCAACTGGCTCGCATTACCTGCGGCGAAACCGACGGTTACGTTAAAATCGCCAGTACTGCCTCGGAATGACTTCGCCCCAAGATTGATATTGCCGCCACCTGATGAGCCGGCCCCAGCAGCTGCACCCAAGGCTATGTTATTGCCTTGGGCATTGGGCCCCTTACCTTTTCCGTTCGCCGCACCGGCGTTCTCACCGAGGGTGATGTTACCGCCTGTTCCTGCGGTGAAAGTTTGACCTTCCTTGCCGATGTTACCGTTGTTATCAACGATATTGACCGGCGCCGCATAAACTGTGGTGGATAAAGCTACCATTACAACACTTGCTAATACAAAACGTTTCTTACTCATCGTATACACTCCTTTGTGTACAAACAAACTTTCACAAAACTTTCATAAAAAGACTTACATGGCTACTATAATACCAAAAAGGTATATTGTAAATAGAATATTCATATAAATTCAATAAATATACAATATATTCTATAGGTATTTATAGTTAATAAGAAACCTTTGACACATATTTATAAAATTTAAATATTTATTTATTCTATAAATTGTATTCTAGCATTTTATATGTATAAATTGCATTCTATATGCATTGACAAGCCTCTATATATTTATATAAAATAGAAATAATTTCATGTTTTGTTCATGATAAAATCATGAGTCATCGGCGTGTGTAATGACGTATTAAGTACATAATTAAATAAATAATTATGTGCGTAATGAAAAGTGTGTTTGTACGTAAGAGTGTGTAATGAAATATATAATCGTGTTGATGAGTGCCCTTTTTATGTTTGTCATGCCTGTATCGGGGGAGCAGGTAAGTAAAGCAGAGCAGCCTATACAGGGGACTAGGGTAAAACAAGTTCATAGTGAAAGTACGGTCGCCTTATCTGACGACTCAGATACATTCCATGTTAATTCGTCTCATACTCCAGATCATGTCATCGGTCAGGGCGGATTGGAGATGCCGGACTCCACAGATAAAAAGACGACTCGTTATTCCGATACGGATGCAGTCAACTCTGCGTTGCAGGCGGTGGTTATGACTGGTGTTCATTCCGCAATGCACGGATCGAAGGCAAAACCGTGGATGCAGAGAACCGTCGTGTCATTGCGCTTTCAGAAAAACTGGAAGCCCTTGTACGGTGTGGAAACATTGCAACCACTAGGTTACTATGATGAGACATCTCGTCATGTGTGGTTTACACAGGAGAGGTTGGCGAATGCAGCGGATACAGGAACGACGGCGAATGTGGGTATCGGCTATCGCCGAATCGCAGCGAACGATGACCATTATTACGGTGGTAATCTGTTTTATGACCATCGGTTCAGAGGTAATCACAGTCGCATGAGTGTCGGGCTGGAGTATGTATCGGGTATCGGTGCATTTCGCATGAACTGGTATCGCGGTGTGTCCAGCGAGCGTTCCCTTGACGGTGCGACACGCTTGGAGAGCGTGTCTAACGGATATACTGCGGAATATGGGACTAGCTTTAAGAATGCCCGTTGGGCGCGCGTGTACATGGAAGCCTATCGTTGGCAGTTGCGGCGTAGTGAGGATAAGCATGGCTTGCGTATCGGTACGGAGTTGCAGCTCACGCCGAGGATTTCCGTGGACATGGGCTATAATAAGCCCGAGCATGAGCATGGCAGTCCGTACGGAAAAATCATGTTCCGTCTAGCCGGGGTTGATACGGCATGGTTTGGTGGTAACCATCGATCGGATGCAAAAGCATCGGTTCGTGCGAATATGCTAGAAAATGTGCGCCGCCAACATACGGTGCACGTTGATTGATAGATTGATATATATATATTTATTATTTTGATAAAAGTAGCATAAGAATCCATATTTATTTTTTAGATAAAAGCAACATAGGGAGCTGTTTTATCATATCAGATGATTGTCATCTGATATGAAAAGACAGTTCCTTTTTTTATACATTAATTCATAAAAATTTATTTTGTTTACAAAATAGAAAAAGAGTGGCACAATATTCATGAAAATATAATGAAGAATAAGTTACACGTGGAATTCATTAGGGATTGGAGAGGATAAAATGAGCAAGCGTAAACTTATATTATCGGTGTTGATTAATGGTGTGTTGTTATCGAGCCTATATGTGGCCGGAGCGGTGGATGTGGCACCGGGTAGCGGTAACGGTGTAGCCATCGGTACGGGTAGCAATGCACCAAAGGCGGAAAACGTAGCCATTGGTAAAGGGGCTACTATAGAGTATTCGGGTGGTGTCGGACAGCCGTCCACAGGTGATATTGTAATTGGTGGAAAGGCACATATTAATAATTATATTGATCAAGGTGGCGGCATTGCCATAGGTGCGAATTCATTCGTCGAAAATATGGTAGGCGGAATGGAAAGAGCGTTTGATTTTAATCAGGCTGGATACAAAAATCTTTTTGGTATACCTTTCGGGCTCCCAAAAAATCCTGAAAAGATGGTAACCGGAATGGCTATTGGTCAAAACACCTATGCTCGTTCTGGCAGTATTATGTTGGGGACCCATAATTATAAAGGAAAATTAGGTGATGTGGATGTAGATAGTTCTAATACCAAAAATAATAATGGACATTTATTTTCCACAACTATAGGAGCGAATAGTTATTCTAATGGTTTGTTTTCTTCTATTGTAGGGGCTTATTCGATTGCCTCTTCAGGTTATCCTACCACTACCGCTGATGCCACTAAGAATTTTGGTGCTACTATTACAGGGTCTTTAAATAGTATTGAATCGGCAAGTGCTAGCTCTCAATACTCTGGGGTTGCAAATAGTATCGTAGGCACTGCCAATCGAACCTTTAACTCCAATGGATCTCTCGTTTTTGGTGCTGGGAATGAAATAACGAATTCTGTAGCCGATATTTCAGCGCCAAGTTCGGGAGGTAATTCCGCTAAAGAACTAGCTGAGAAATTACGTTCTGCTGTCAAAAATTCTAATGGTGGCGGTTCTACTATGGCATTTGGTAGCGGTAATAAGGCGGATTATACATTTCGCTCCGCACTTATGGGTGTCAATAATACATTGACTGGCTCTAAAGGCAATGAAAGTACGAATACCATGTTGACGGGCTTTCACAATACGGCGGATAAGGTGTTTAATACGACCGTAATAGGGTCTGAAAATACGGTGACTAATTCTAAGAATAGTCTTGTAATGGGGGATAATCGTGAGGTGAAAGATGCCAATCATGCAGTTCTCATCGGTTCCACAGACAGCAAGACTACGACATCTGTTAATAATGCTGTCGCTGTCGGACATAATACGAATGTAACCGTAGAGGGTGGCGTTGCATTGGGCAGCGAATCGAAGGCTACTGTGGCGGCTGGATCTGTTGGGTATGATCCGAGCACAAAAGCACAGTCCACGAATACGGATTCTACGTGGAAGGCGACTAAATCGGCCGTATCTGTCGGTGATGCAAATAATAATATTACGCGTCAGATTACATCCGTAGCAGCCGGCACAAAGGATACGGATGCGGTGAATGTGGCACAGCTCAAAAAGTTGCAAAATCAAGTGAATGCGAACGGTTCCACTACCGTCAGTGCAGGTAAGCATATTAATGTGACAACTACGACGAACGGAACGACCAAAGATTATAAGGTAAGCCTATCTGACGATATAACGAACCAGATTACAAATAACACAACAAATATTAACAATATACAAGGTGATGTGACAAACATTAAACAGAATGTAACTAATATTCAGGGTGACATTACTAATATCAAGCAGGATGTAACCAATATGGGGCGGAATGTGGCTCGTCTCGATAAAAAGGTTAACAAATCTGTGGCCGGAGCGGCTGCACTTGCCGCCTTGCATCCATTGGATTTCGATCCTGATGCAAAATGGGACTTTGCTGCTGGGTATGGCCATTACCATGACGGTAATGCCGCTGCATTGGGGGCTTTCTACAGACCGAATGAGGACTTGCAATTTAGTGTAGGATCCACTGTCGGTAATGGCGAAACCGTTGTGAATGCCGGTATGTCTGTGAAAGTAGGTGCTCACAGTAATGTATCTCGTTCTCGTGTAGCCATCGGTAAGGAAGTTTTGGAACTTAAGAAAACTGTAGCGGTACAAAATGCGCAGATTCAAAAGTTGACTGCTCTTTTGAATGGATTGGCCGGAACGAATATGAAAGCAGACCGCAGCACATTATTCCCTGATGTGCCGAATAATCACTGGGCATATGCGGCGGTTAGCGATCTATCTCGACGTGGTCTTGTAGAAGGATATCCTGATGGTACATTCGGAGGAGATCGTATGTTGACCCGCTATGAATTTGCTCAAATTGTGTACCGAGCTATTCAAAACGGTGTTGCTGTCGATGATCGCCTCGTATCTGAATTTGGTCCTGAAATGGCGTTATTCCGTGTGGATACTATTGCCAAGAATCATGAAGGACAACCAACTATTGAACGTGTAAGGGTCAATAAAAAATAGAATACTTATATATATGATTTATATTATGAAAGCCGAGGCTCTAGGGCCTCGGCTTTTTCGTGTACCTGTAGGTGATAATTTTTCTGTATATAAAATTATCTTATCTATGAAAGTACTAAACTGAAAAGTCTAAAAATATGAAATTGATTACGTAATTACAATAATCGTTATATTCCGATATGTGGATTTATCGTAAATTTTGATAGGAAAGATGAAGATTTTATTTCTTAAAATTAAAAAGTATTAAAATAGAAATAAATAAATGACAAAAATGAAGAAAAGATGAAAAAGTTGTTTACAAGATAGAAATTTTTTGATATTGTATTGCCGTGGATGAGTATATGATGAAGAATCATGAATAATTATAGTATTCAGATCGTAATTTGGAATACTAATATTTGGTGTAAGAAGTGTAGATGATAATTAATCTTTATACTTCTTCTTTTTATTATCTTTGCAATATTATGCAACACAAGTGGTGTGTTTTACTGAGTTTTCGGTAAGAAAGGATAATCATGAATCGAATTTATAATGTTATTTGGAGTAAGACAAAAAAATGCTACGTTGTAGTATCTGAAATTGTAAAAACAGGTGGCGGTAAGGTGAAATCCGTACAAAACGGTACAACCTAGGCACGCATGAGTGCGATTATGGCGGTGGCTGCATTATTAATGGGTGGTAATATTACTACAGTTAATGCTGCTACATATACTGCTATGACGATTAATGATGTAAATGGCGCTGGTTATGCTACTGGTAATGTAGTTTATAGTGAAGGTAGTTATTTATACAATTATCAAAACCCTGGGAACCTGACACCATTTGATAACAGTCATTTGTACAATGGTACAGATAGAGGTAACTATACAGAAAATAGTTTTGCTGGCATTGCTATCGGTAAAAATACAAATATTCAGGAAGCTGGTAATCCAACTTATTATTCCGGTTTAGCTATCGGTAACTATGCTCAGGCCACAGGTGGTATTTCTTTTGCTTTAGGTCATTATGCTCAGGCTTTATCACCATCTGCTATGGCTCTTGGTACAGCTACAAAGGCGAGCGGATTTAACTCCTTGGCTATGATGCGTCAATCCGCTGCAGAAGGTGAGTTCTCCGCAGCATTAGGTACTGCATCTTGGGCAAAGGGTAATGGTAGTTTCGCCATGGGTTATTCTGCTACAGCAAAAGCGGATCAATCCATTGCAATCGGTGCAGCAGAAACTATAAAATTACCTGGTCAACAACATGGTACTCCTAGTGCACAATATAATGCCAATGGTAATACCGTAACAGAAGGTGTTCGTTCTCTTGCATTTGGTACAAAGGCGAGAACATCTACTGCTGCAGCTGATTCTATGGCATTCGGTTCCTCATCCAGTACTGGTGGCGCTAATGCGGTAGCTATGGGTTATAGTGCTAATGCTAGTGCAGAGAATGCCTTTGCTATCGGTAATACGGCGCAATCATCCGCACAAAATGCGGTAGCGATGGGTAAAAGTGCCAATGCAAGTGGTGTAAGCAGCTTTGCCATGGGTAGTAGCTCTAATGCTGCTGGTGCTGATGCTATCGCTATGGGTAGTTCTTCCCAAGCCAAATTATCGAACTCTATCGCATTAGGTGGTAATGCAAAATCCTTGGGTGCTGATGCGCTTGCACTTGGCGGTGCGGCTAATGCATCTAAAGATGGTGCCATTGCAATCGGTAAAGAAGCGAAAGCAAACAATACTAATACGACAGCTATCGGTCTTGGTGCTACTGTTACAGGTACTAACTCCATGGCTATCGGTACAAATGCCGTTGCAGAATCCAATAATTCCTTGGCATTGGGTACTGGTACGGAAGTAAGAGGTGCCTTGGTTAATGGTTACTCTGCTTTCACTAATCAACAAAACAACAATGTTGCAAACGGTGTAGTTGCGGTAGGTAACGTAGGTTCTGAACGCCGTATCATCAACGTAGCAGGTGGTGAAAACGATACTGACGCAACAAATGTAAAACAATTAAAATTTGTAAACAGTAATTTAGCAAAATCCATCGCAGGTCCTACATATACGGGCTATGAAGCGAATGGTTCCACATATAAAGCGCCTGATTTCAATATCAAGAACAGCACGTATCATACGGTAAAAGAGGCTGTTGAAGCGGCGCAAACGAATTTCTTCAGCGCTAAAGGTACATCTGCTGATGCGAACTACGATAATACAGGTGCTACAGGCAATAACGCGACAGCAGCCGGTGTACGTACTTCCGCAGCAGGTAATTTCGCGACAGCTGTCGGTGCTGATGCGACTGCAGCGAATGCGAACAGCACTGCAATCGGTTATAAAGCTAAATCCAGCGTAGATGACGGTGTTGCATTGGGTGCGAATTCCGTTGCTTCCGTTGCAGCAGGCAAAGCAGGCTATAATGTGAAAACTGCAGACAGCCGTACAAATGGATATAGCGGATTGACAGGCGCTGCGTTGACATCCACTATGGGTGCGGTGTCCGTAGGTGACGGTGGTACAAAAACTCGTCAAATCACAAACGTAGCTGCAGGTACTGCGGATACTGATGCTGTTAATGTGGCACAATTGCGCAATGTTAACTTGAAAGTAGCCGGCAACAGCGGTAACAATGACGTTTTATTGGACAACCAAACATTGACTGTAAAAGGCGATGGTTCTTATGTTACGACATCTGTTAACAACCAAACAATCGATGTAGCGTTGACTGATGCAACTAAGAATAAAATCGACAATGCGGCAAATAAAGACTTGTCCAATATTACTGACAATGGTAAATCCGTTATTCGTGATGAAGCGCAAAAAGCCGTAAAAGTTGTTGCTGGTAAAAACACAACGATTACAGAAGGTACTGATGGTACATATAAAACATATAAAGTTGACGTAGATGCTCCAGATTATCAATTGACTGAAAACAGCAGTGCTGCTGATAAAGCTTACACTGTATCTGGCAATAAAGTTGACTTGACTGTACAAGATGCTAAAAATCCTGCGAATAAGAAAACTGTAACGATCAAGGATATTGCATCCAAAACAGAACTTGATGATACAAAAACGGAGCTTATCAATAAAGGTTTGAAATTCGATGCTGATAATGGCGGCGAAAAAATAAATAAATTAGGCTCCAAGGTAACAGTATCTGGTGATGGCACTAACATCAACACTACAATTACACAAAGTGGCGACGATACAACAATTAAGGTTGCATTAGGTAAAGACATCAATGTTAATACGGTGACAGCTACTAAGACTGTAAAAGCTGGCACTGCTACTATGGGTAACCAATCTGTAACAGATAACAAAAGTGCTACTCAGAACGGTAACTTTGTATCCGGTTTGGACAATAAAAATTGGACATTAACTGATCCTGCCTATGTATCTGGCCGTGCGGCAACGGAAGATCAACTTAAGATTGTGAGCGATGCTGTGAAAGCAGCTAACGCGGCTAACGCAAGTTCTACGGACTATCGTTTAATCGCTAATCCAAACAATGCGGCAGACGGCTCTTATAAGGTTGAAAACAATCAAGTAGACTTGAAAGTAAAAGACGAAAAATCCAGTGACGTTAAAACTGTAACGATTAAGGATATTGCGTCTAAAACAGAACTTGATAAAGTAAAAGATCGTTCCGTGAAATATGATGGTGAAACTGACAAAGATACAGTAACATTAGAAGGCGCTAACGGTACAAAAATCACTAACTTGAAGGACGGTAATGTGGCACCGGGCTCCAAAGATGCTGTAAACGGTGGTCAATTACATCAAGTTAAGCAAAATCTTGGCGATCAAATTACGAATACCAAGAATGAGTTAAACAATAAGATTGATACAACTAAACAAGATCTTATCGACAAAGGTTTGAAATTCGACGCTAATACAGGCGGTGAAAAAACAAATAAATTGGGCTCCAAAGTAGCAGTTAAAGGGGATAACTCCAATATCATTACGGAAATCTCTCAAGACGCTAACGGCGACAGCACAATTGATGTGAAACTTGGTAAAGACCTTAATGTAGAGACAATTACTGCAACCGGTGCAAACGGCAAAGACGGTAAAATCGGCATCAACGGTAAAGACGGTGTAACAACTAACATTTCCGTTACTCGTGACGGTCAACCCGGTGTAGATGGTGCTCCTGGTACAACTACAACACGTATTACATACCAAAAACCTGATGGCTCTAACGAAGAAGTGGCAACCTTGAACGACGGCCTCAAATTCAAAGGCGACATGGGTGCTACATCCAATGTTAAGCTTAACAAACAAGTGGACATCAACGGTGGTGTAACAAGCGCTTCTGATCTTGCTACAGGCAATAATATCGGTGTTACTTCTGCGGCTGTTGGCGCTGATGGCAATGCAAAATTACAATTGCAATTGGCGAAAAACTTGACTGGCTTGCAATCCGTAACGGCATCCGACACTGTGAAAGCAGGCACTGCCACTGTAGGTAATCATACGGTAGCAGATAACAAAGGTGCTAACCAAACTGGTAACTTTGTAACAGGTTTAGATAATACATCTTGGAATATTGCAGATCCTGTATATGTACCAAACC of the Veillonella parvula genome contains:
- a CDS encoding YadA-like family protein; this encodes MSKKRFVLASVVMVALSTTVYAAPVNIVDNNGNIGKEGQTFTAGTGGNITLGENAGAANGKGKGPNAQGNNIALGAAAGAGSSGGGNINLGAKSFRGSTGDFNVTVGFAAGNASQLTNSIVMGTQSGEKSAGDKNVWIGHFQGANSKASNSVAIGSNSTVNGQFDLAVGHYVNVKAAKGLAVGSYNTLSEKAAASGVFGQGEYGKTAIDAANSYSIGNYNHISGENTFVLGNNVTTSLKNGVVLGNDSADGDVVGTASHTFENGTTVNYAGTAPVSTVSVGAKGKERTITNLAAGRVSATSTDAINGSQLYGVHQIIDTLGKSTSQQLNNSISTIEKSVQHVSQEVQRVESESNKGDARAAALAALHPLPYDPDNRVQYMAGYGHYKNANAVALGVGYYHKDNLLLTTGFTMNNHVMANVGITYKPGKSLSTAMSPTSYNVLEQRVQALETQNKDLQETVKRLVDKLEK
- a CDS encoding ESPR domain-containing protein produces the protein MNRIYNVIWSKTKKCYVVVSEIVKTGGGKVKSVQNGTT
- a CDS encoding S-layer homology domain-containing protein; amino-acid sequence: MSKRKLILSVLINGVLLSSLYVAGAVDVAPGSGNGVAIGTGSNAPKAENVAIGKGATIEYSGGVGQPSTGDIVIGGKAHINNYIDQGGGIAIGANSFVENMVGGMERAFDFNQAGYKNLFGIPFGLPKNPEKMVTGMAIGQNTYARSGSIMLGTHNYKGKLGDVDVDSSNTKNNNGHLFSTTIGANSYSNGLFSSIVGAYSIASSGYPTTTADATKNFGATITGSLNSIESASASSQYSGVANSIVGTANRTFNSNGSLVFGAGNEITNSVADISAPSSGGNSAKELAEKLRSAVKNSNGGGSTMAFGSGNKADYTFRSALMGVNNTLTGSKGNESTNTMLTGFHNTADKVFNTTVIGSENTVTNSKNSLVMGDNREVKDANHAVLIGSTDSKTTTSVNNAVAVGHNTNVTVEGGVALGSESKATVAAGSVGYDPSTKAQSTNTDSTWKATKSAVSVGDANNNITRQITSVAAGTKDTDAVNVAQLKKLQNQVNANGSTTVSAGKHINVTTTTNGTTKDYKVSLSDDITNQITNNTTNINNIQGDVTNIKQNVTNIQGDITNIKQDVTNMGRNVARLDKKVNKSVAGAAALAALHPLDFDPDAKWDFAAGYGHYHDGNAAALGAFYRPNEDLQFSVGSTVGNGETVVNAGMSVKVGAHSNVSRSRVAIGKEVLELKKTVAVQNAQIQKLTALLNGLAGTNMKADRSTLFPDVPNNHWAYAAVSDLSRRGLVEGYPDGTFGGDRMLTRYEFAQIVYRAIQNGVAVDDRLVSEFGPEMALFRVDTIAKNHEGQPTIERVRVNKK
- a CDS encoding acyltransferase, whose translation is MRASNIELLRIISMILIIMHHFSVHGCFPITPDLTFNKVFLQVFGLGGKAGVVAFVMITGYFMVSSSFKLHKFVKLVGQIWFYSIAMLGVAMGLGLDTVTSRNMILALLPIGAMSWFGQNFLVLYLLTPIINRVLRWLQRKYYVMLLVVSTVIWFLIPTALNLWPNVPHTTFGFKHIFSFVVFYSMGAYIKLYGSHITKKIGIIFSAIGFVGAFLGDIFVDVLAMTNPAYMKQIFYFTQNDYGFFQLLLGIGLFIIFLKAKITYRSWINVVASTTFGIYLLHDNKLFLHYMWDNVLATYQYYDSILLPLYAILVVALIFVIGMTVDYVRLAFIEKPVMKAITPSLDRIQSRVEKVLPL
- a CDS encoding inverse autotransporter beta domain-containing protein, with the protein product MKYIIVLMSALFMFVMPVSGEQVSKAEQPIQGTRVKQVHSESTVALSDDSDTFHVNSSHTPDHVIGQGGLEMPDSTDKKTTRYSDTDAVNSALQAVVMTGVHSAMHGSKAKPWMQRTVVSLRFQKNWKPLYGVETLQPLGYYDETSRHVWFTQERLANAADTGTTANVGIGYRRIAANDDHYYGGNLFYDHRFRGNHSRMSVGLEYVSGIGAFRMNWYRGVSSERSLDGATRLESVSNGYTAEYGTSFKNARWARVYMEAYRWQLRRSEDKHGLRIGTELQLTPRISVDMGYNKPEHEHGSPYGKIMFRLAGVDTAWFGGNHRSDAKASVRANMLENVRRQHTVHVD